The Manis javanica isolate MJ-LG chromosome 6, MJ_LKY, whole genome shotgun sequence genome contains a region encoding:
- the LOC118968811 gene encoding olfactory receptor 8G3-like, with amino-acid sequence MDPGNHSAVTEFILAGLTQQPELQLPLFLLFLGIYVVTVVGNLGMITLIGLSSHLHTPMYYFLSSLSFIDLCQSTVVTPKMLVNFVSEKNTISYPECMVQLYFFIIFAIAEGHMLAAMAYDRYVAICRPLLYNAIMSYHICLSFTVGVYILGIIGSTIHTGFMMRLFFCKTNVINHYFCDLFPLLELSCSSIYINELLVLVLSAFNILTPALTILASYIFILSSILHIRSTEGRSKAFSTCSSHILAVAIFYGSAAFMYLQPPSVSSMDQGKVSSVFYTIIVPMLNPMIYSLRNKDVKSALKKVLDSRERS; translated from the coding sequence ATGGATCCTGGAAATCACTCCGCGGTGACCGAGTTCATCCTCGCTGGGCTAACGCAGCAGCCAGAGCTCCAgctgcccctcttcctcctcttcctagGAATCTACGTGGTCACGGTGGTGGGCAACCTGGGCATGATCACACTGATTGGGCTCAGTTCTCACctgcacacccccatgtactacTTCCTCAGCAGCTTGTCCTTCATTGACCTCTGCCAATCCACTGTCGTTACCCCCAAAATGCTGGTGAACTTTGTGTCAGAGAAGAACACCATCTCCTACCCTGAATGCATGGTTCAGCTCTATTTCTTCATCATTTTTGCTATTGCAGAGGGCCACATGTTGGCAGCAATGGCATAcgaccgctatgttgccatctgTCGGCCCTTGCTTTACAATGCCATCATGTCTTATCACATCTGCTTATCGTTCACAGTGGGAGTTTATATTTTGGGCATCATTGGATCCACCATCCATACAGGCTTTATGATGAGACTCTTCTTCTGCAAAACCAATGTGATTAACCATtatttctgtgatctctttcctctCTTGGAGCTCTCCTGTTCCAGCATCTACATCAATGAATTACTGGTTCTAGTCCTGAGTGCATTTAACATCCTGACTCCTGCATTAACTATCCTTGCCTCGTACATcttcatcctctccagcattctcCACATTCGCTCCActgagggcaggtccaaagccttcagcacctgcagctcccatatcttggctgttgctaTTTTCTATGGATCTGCAGCCTTCATGTACCTGCAGCCACCATCAGTCAGCAGCATGGACCAAGGGAAAGTGTCCTCTGTGTTTTACACCATCATTGTGCCCATGCTGAATCCGATGATCTACAGCCTGCGGAATAAAGATGTCAAATCTGCCCTGAAGAAAGTACTGGACAGTAGAGAACGTTCATGA
- the LOC118968789 gene encoding olfactory receptor 8G1-like produces MSPKLCLTLSPSEITQRKMASGNHTTVTKFILAGLTQQPELQLPLFLLFLGIYVVTVVGNLGMITLIGLSSHLHTPMYYFLSSLSFIDFCSSSVITPKMLVDFVAEKNTISYPECMAQLYFFLLFVVSECHMLAAMAYDRYVAICRPLLYNVIMSHQACFSLILGVYLIGLVCAFAHTGCMFRIHFCKFEVINHYFCDLLSLLKLSCSSTHVNELLILIVSAINILAPSLTILSSYVFIIASILRIRSKEGRSKAFSTCSSHILAVAVFFGSSAFMYLQPSSASSTDQGKVSSVFYTIIVPMLNPMIYSLRNKDVSVALKKMLERRILL; encoded by the coding sequence atgtcTCCAAAACTGTGCCTCACTCTCTCCCCTTCAGAAATTACCCAGAGGAAGATGGCATCGGGAAATCACACCACGGTGACCAAGTTCATCCTCGCTGGGCTAACGCAGCAGCCAGAGCTCCAGCtgcccctcttcctccttttcctaGGAATCTACGTGGTCACGGTGGTGGGCAACCTGGGCATGATCACACTGATTGGGCTCAGTTCTCACctgcacacccccatgtactacTTCCTCAGCAGCTTGtccttcattgatttctgctcttcctCTGTCATTACCCCCAAAATGCTGGTGGACTTTGTGGCAGAGAAGAACACCATCTCCTACCCTGAGTGCATGGCTCAgctctatttcttccttctctttgttgtaTCAGAGTGTCACATGTTGGCTGCAATGGCATATGACCGCTACGTTGCCATTTGTCGCCCATTGCTTTATAATGTCATCATGTCCCATCAGGCCTGTTTCTCCTTGATTTTAGGAGTGTATCTTATAGGCCTGGTTTGTGCATTTGCTCACACAGGCTGCATGTTTAGGATTCATTTCTGCAAATTTGAAGTGATCAACCATTATTTCTGTGatcttctttcccttttaaaaCTCTCCTGCTCTAGTACCCACGTCAATGAGTTACTGATTCTAATCGTTAGTGCAATTAATATCCTTGCCCCCAGCCTGACCATCCTTAGCTCCTACGTTTTCATCATTGCCAGCATCCTCCGCATTCGGTCCaaggagggcaggtccaaagccttcAGCACCTGCAGTTCCCACATCTTAGCTGTTGCTGTTTTCTTTGGTTCTTCAGCCTTCATGTACCTGCAGCCATCATCAGCCAGCTCCACGGACCAAGGGAAGGTGTCCTCTGTGTTTTATACCATCATTGTGCCCATGCTGAACCCGATGATCTACAGCCTCAGGAATAAAGATGTCAGTGTTGCCCTGAAGAAAATGCTAGAGAGAAGAATATTATTGTGA
- the LOC108409346 gene encoding olfactory receptor 8G1-like, with the protein MAAGNHSAVTEFILAGLTQQPELQLPLFLLFLGIYVVTVVGNLGMITLIGLSSHLHTPMYYFLSSLSFIDLCHSTVITPKMLVNFVAEKNIISYRECMTQLYFFLVFAISECHMLAAMAYDRYVAICHPLLYNVIMSHQACFSLILGVYAVGTVCAFAHTGCMFRVHFCKVEMINHYFCDLVPLLKLSCSTTHVNRLLILCLGIFNIFAPSLTILSSYSFIIACILRIRSKEGRSKAFSTCSSHILAVAVFFGSAAFMYLQPTSASSMDQGKVSSVFYTIIVPMLNPLIYSLRNKDVSVALKKMLERRILL; encoded by the coding sequence ATGGCAGCAGGAAATCACTCCGCGGTGACCGAGTTCATCCTCGCTGGGCTAACGCAGCAGCCAGAGCTCCAGCTGCCCCTCTTCCTCCTGTTCCTAGGAATCTACGTGGTCACGGTGGTGGGCAACCTGGGCATGATCACACTGATTGGGCTCAGTTCCCACctgcacacccccatgtactacTTCCTCAGCAGCTTGTCCTTCATTGACCTCTGCCATTCCACTGTCATTACCCCCAAAATGCTGGTGAACTTTGTGGCAGAGAAGAACATCATTTCCTACCGTGAATGCATGACTCAgctctatttcttccttgtttttgcTATCTCAGAATGTCACATGTTGGCTGCAATGGCATAcgaccgctatgttgccatttgTCACCCATTACTTTATAATGTCATCATGTCCCATCAGGCCTGTTTCTCCTTGATTTTGGGAGTGTATGCTGTAGGCACGGTTTGTGCATTCGCTCACACTGGCTGCATGTTTAGGGTTCATTTCTGCAAAGTTGAAATGATCAATCATTATTTCTGTGATCTTGTTCCCCTCCTAAAGCTCTCCTGCTCTACTACCCATGTCAACAGATTATTGATTCTGTGTCTtggtatatttaacatttttgccCCCAGCCTGACCATCCTCAGCTCCTACAGCTTCATCATTGCCTGCATCCTCCGCATTCGGTCCaaggagggcaggtccaaagccttcAGCACCTGCAGCTCCCACATCTTAGCTGTTGCTGTTTTCTTCGGCTCTGCAGCGTTCATgtacctacagccaacatcagcCAGCTCCATGGACCAAGGGAAAGTGTCCTCTGTGTTTTATACCATCATTGTGCCCATGCTGAACCCCCTGATCTATAGCCTGAGGAATAAAGATGTTAGTGTTGCCCTGAAGAAAATGCTAGAGAGAAGAATATTATTGTGA
- the LOC108409344 gene encoding olfactory receptor 8G3-like, translated as MDPGNHSLVTEFILAGLTQQPELQLPLFLLFLGIYVVTVVGNLGMITLIGLSSHLHTPMYYFLSSLSFIDLCHSTVVTPKMLVDFVAEKNIISYPECMAQLYFFLVFAISECHMLAAMAYDRYVAICRPLLYNAIMSYHICFWLTVGVYILGILGSTLHTGFMLRLFLCKTSVINHYFCDLFPLLELSCSSIYINELLVLVLSAFNILTPALTILASYIFILSSILHIRSTEGRSKAFSTCSSHISGVAVFYGSAAFMYLQPSSVSSMEQGKVSSMFYTIIVPMLNPMIYSLRNKDVKSALKKILDSRQHS; from the coding sequence ATGGATCCTGGAAATCACTCCCTGGTGACCGAGTTCATCCTCGCTGGGCTAACGCAGCAGCCAGAGCTCCAGCTGCCCCTCTTCCTCCTGTTCCTAGGAATCTACGTGGTCACGGTGGTGGGCAACCTGGGCATGATCACACTGATTGGGCTCAGTTCTCACctgcacacccccatgtactacTTCCTCAGCAGCTTGTCCTTCATTGACCTCTGCCATTCCACTGTCGTTACCCCGAAAATGCTGGTGGACTTTGTGGCAGAGAAGAACATCATCTCCTACCCTGAATGCATGGCTCAGCtctattttttccttgtttttgctATCTCAGAGTGTCACATGCTGGCTGCAATGGCATAcgaccgctatgttgccatctgTCGGCCCTTGCTTTACAATGCCATCATGTCTTATCACATCTGCTTCTGGCTCACAGTGGGAGTTTATATTTTGGGCATCCTTGGATCTACTTTACATACAGGCTTTATGTTGAGACTCTTTTTATGCAAAACCAGTGTGATTAACCATtatttctgtgatctctttccacTCTTGGAGCTCTCCTGTTCCAGCATCTACATCAACGAATTACTGGTTCTAGTCCTGAGTGCATTTAACATCCTGACTCCTGCGTTAACTATCCTTGCCTCGTACATCTTCATCCTCTCCAGCATCCTCCACATTCGCTCCActgagggcaggtccaaagccttcAGCACCTGCAGCTCCCACATCTCAGGTGTTGCTGTCTTCTATGGCTCTGCAGCCTTCATGTACCTGCAGCCATCGTCAGTCAGCAGCATGGAACAAGGGAAAGTGTCCTCTATGTTTTACACCATCATTGTACCCATGCTGAATCCGATGATCTACAGCTTGCGGAATAAAGATGTCAAATCTGCCCTGAAGAAAATTCTGGACAGTAGACAACATTCATGA